The Podarcis raffonei isolate rPodRaf1 chromosome 2, rPodRaf1.pri, whole genome shotgun sequence genome window below encodes:
- the MIP gene encoding lens fiber major intrinsic protein codes for MWEARSSSFWRAVFAEFFGTMFYVFFGLGASLRWVVGPLNVLLVALAFGLVAATMVQSLGHVSGAHINPAVTMAFLLGSQLSLFRAVFYMVAQLLGGVAGAAVLYGVTPAALRGNLALNTIHPSVNVSQATVVEIFLTLQFVLCIFATYDERRNGRMGSVALAVGFSLTLGHLFGMYFTGAGMNPARSFAPAVITRNFTNHWVYWVGPIVGGVMGGFLYDFILFPRMRGVKERMSVLKGDRPAETSAPPEPPGEPVELKTQAL; via the exons ATGTGGGAGGCgcgttcctcctccttctggaggGCTGTCTTTGCCGAGTTCTTCGGCACCATGTTCTATGTCTTTTTCGGCCTGGGGGCCTCGCTACGCTGGGTGGTCGGCCCCCTGAACGTTCTGCTGGTGGCCCTGGCTTTCGGCTTGGTGGCGGCCACCATGGTGCAGTCTCTAGGCCACGTGAGCGGAGCGCACATCAACCCAGCCGTCACCATGGCCTTCCTGCTGGGCTCGCAGCTCTCCCTGTTCCGCGCCGTCTTCTACATGGTTGCccagctgctgggaggagtggcCGGCGCAGCCGTGCTTTATGGAGTCACGCCAGCAGCGTTGCGGGGTAACCTGGCACTCAACACG ATACACCCCAGTGTAAACGTAAGCCAAGCTACAGTCGTGGAGATCTTCCTGACCTTACAGTTCGTCCTCTGCATCTTCGCCACCTATGACGAGAGACGTAACGGGCGCATGGGATCTGTAGCGTTGGCTGTGGGATTCTCCCTCACTCTTGGACACCTCTTTGGG ATGTACTTCACAGGAGCTGGCATGAATCCTGCCCGATCCTTTGCCCCTGCTGTCATCACCCGCAATTTCACCAACCACTGG GTGTATTGGGTTGGACCAATTGTTGGCGGTGTGATGGGCGGCTTCCTCTACGACTTCATCCTCTTCCCCCGGATGCGCGGGGTCAAAGAGCGTATGTCTGTCCTCAAAGGTGACCGGCCAGCTGAGACCAGCGCCCCGCCAGAGCCTCCTGGGGAACCCGTTGAGCTGAAGACGCAAGCGCTATAA